The genomic window TTGCTCCAGCCACACGTCCACAAAATAGTGCACCCATGGAACAGAAAACATGTAAATACTTCATCCCTTGTGTTGAGCTAATGCCATGTCGGATATACTGCAGGCAGACATGCGAATGCATCAGGTAGCGCACACATGACGCAGCTGCAGCAGGAGCACACAAGCCGCACATGCACGGGACATATCACATGGCCAAGAGTGTGCTGAGGGGCAGCCGGCGTGCACTCGCCGCAAAGCGGAGCAACAGCGAGATTGGGCACCTCCTCAGGTTGGCTTCAGGGGCGAAATGTTGGCATCGCCTGGCTCGAGCCCCTCCTCTTCGTGGAGCTCGACCcgagggaggaagaggagtggAGAAAAATATAAAGAAGGAATCTAAGCCATCGATGCCTGCTCTGTTCGCTGCTCTCGTGGAGGCGTGCACTTGCGATTGGAAGAGGTGACAAGGAAGGCAAGTAGAAAAACGAACACCACTTAAATTCAGGCAATCGCCGGCCATACGCcccaagaaaagaaaaaaggacacCCAGCTGCTCACCTGACGCCGGAAAAGATCAAGCCTTCTTCAAGATGGAGACGGTCTGGTCCAGGCAGGGGTCATCGGGAGGAGGAAGTAGCCAAAGAAATCGTCGGCAGGGCGCTGCCCTCCTCCCCGTGGCCCTCGACGGAGCCATGGGGCTCGACACCCTCGAGTCCGAAGCGGCGGCGGTGTCCATGCTTTTTTTTTTGCAACCCTGAGGCAGTAGAGGAGAGGTGGTTCAAGGAGCGAGGGTTTCATTTGATCGGGGCGAGGTGGGCCCATAGAGCGGTGGAGGACTTCGCCCGAGTTTTCCAGAGATTATCTCACGCATGGCAGCGAAACACGTGGAGAGTACGTGGCACACCACAATTCAGTCAAACCAGCCACCGACGTACCCCCATCTCACGTGAAAAGCGCTGAGCAAGATAAGAAAAGAGATACACTCCTATCTCACGCGTCATGTAAACAACGGCAGTAAAAAAAAGTCCAAAACACCAGGTAAATTGAACCCTTACGGGCCTAGTATTCTATTTATGTAATCCGAGAACCACGCTTTCTGATCGAATTCTCaagcgcacgcacgcacgcatacGCGGTTGCACTGAACACGGGAGTCAGGACACCAAGTTCAGCGCCTGGTTCACCTGCGCTCTCGACGCGAGCGCAGAGGTTCCGTTGTGCTTGAGGAAGCCGGAGTACCAGCGAGCCGAGAGCCTGGCTTGCCGCGGCCGCCTCTCATCGGCGAAGTCGACCCGATACAGTCCGTACCTTGACTGGTACCCCGCCAGGAGCTCGAACAGGTCCATGAATGCCCAGGCGAAGTAGCCTCCCACGTTGGCTCCATTCCTGCACAACAAGAGAGCAGATAACCGATGAACGAAAAAAGAGGGAGCAGATAACCGATCCTGTTGCTGGGGAAATTTTAACATCCGAATTCCATTTGCTTTCGGAGTGCATGAATGAACGGGGAGAGCTGCTTTTTTGTAGTACTACTGTTTTGAAACGAAATGCTGAAGAAACTGCATGTGTTTGGTCTTTGGTCTCGACGCACCTCATCGCCTCTAGTGTGCCCTCCATGTAGCTGCTCAGGTAACCGATCCTGTCGGTGTCATCCAGACTGTCGTCAGCAGATCCCATACCTGAAACAAACTACTACACGATTAAAGATGCAACTTTGTTTGTTTGTCGGAGAATTGATTCCGGTTGGAAATTCTGCTTGCCATTCTCTTGGACATAGACGGGAAGGTTCCCATAGGTTTCTTTCAGGTACTCCAGTGCAAGTTGCAACCCTTTGGGATCACTTGTAGTGTGTGTTGGGGGGCCCTGCAGACCAGCAAAGGTTATCTTTATAGTTATCATCAAGTTTATGATGTCAATTTCATAAGCGAGTCCTAATCTCTTGATTCAATTCAGAATTCAGAACACATAACCCTGACCCAATGGATGGACAGTGCATGGCCCAAAGAACTGGAGTTAGCAACTTCTTTGCAAAACACATTGATGACATAATTTTTTACCTGACCAGCTGGCGGGTCGGTCCTAGAACCTGCATCACAAAGGAACCACTTGTTAGAACAGTACAGCAAGTCAGCAACTCACGGCTTGGCATTGTTTGCCTGTATATACAGTACATCATTGTGATTCATGACAAGAAAAATGAATCAAATTGCACACACCCACATGTCACACAATTATGAGTGGTTAAGCAACAACCTAGTATCACTATCCAGAAAGCAACTACCTCTTGAATCAATTGACATGTCTGCGGTGTAGTCTCGAACACCTGTATCTAGAGGGCGATCATTCACGTAGACAGAAAAATAGTGATTTATTCCAATAAAATCTAAGGAACCCTTGATAAGTTCAGACTGAACGTTTGTGAAGGGTGGAAGGCGAGAGCCGACATTCTTCTTCATTACTTGTGGGTAGTCCCCAAACACCAATGGCTCTAGTATCCTGCCAGCACCGCACTTAAGATCTCCGCAAATGAATGGATTATGTAGGTTAAGTGCTTCCAGTGATAAAAATGAAGGTAGAAAAATCATACCAGCCATACAAGAAATCTTTACATCTCTGAGTTGCTTCTAGATCCGCGGTGGCATTTGTCAGTGGATAACTCCAGTAGGAGTAGATATTTATGCCAACAATTCCTTTCTGCTTGTGCTGCATCCAAAAGGTTCCTTTTCATTTGTTATGAGCCTGCACCTCCGAAAATTTACATCGTAACAGGGAAGCAACTGTGAATGGAATACTTATTTTAGGGGAAAAAAGCAGGAGTACTGCCACTCCATTAGTGGAATAAGAGTCTATACACACTCCTATTTTGAATGTAACAAGGACAGAACCTAAACAATATAAACCGACAATTCCCCCATGATATACTGCTGCCAAAAAGGAACTAAAATATGGTTATTGTGTATTTGACTGAAAATGGTGCCTCCACTCTAGAGTAAAACTAAGATCACTTAATGTGGCACTTTGCAAAGAAACTAAGTAGCACAAAAAATATTTTGGGTACAAGACCATTCACTTACTTGATATTTATCTCTGTACAGTCTGAAAACTGATGCATGCGCCATAAGGATATTATTAGCGGCTATGTATGGTTCGATGCTAGAGTCCCCAGCGGTGCACTTTGTTGCTCCAAATGGATCTGAGCAACGGCCAGGAGGAAATAGAGCATTGCCATAAGAGCCAAGTACACCGATGTTTGCCTCGTCCATAGTTGTCCAGGATGCAACCCTGTTTCCGAACTCCCTGAAGCAAACATCTGCATATGCTGTGAAATCTTCACTGCATTTTGTGGATACAGAAATATGAGTATGCCACAAAGATTATGTCATAAGGATGTCAACGATAATATAAAATTGTCACCAGATTCACCCCAAAAAATTGACGCTGCAATGGAGTTCTTTATTTGGTAGTGAGATATGAACTTACACAATTTTGGGGCTTAACCATCCACCATACTCGTCTTCGAGAACTTGAGGGAGATCTACATGGTGAAGTGTGATGTGTACTTGAATTCCTGGATAAATATCACATACACCGGTGAGTTGAAATGATCAATGCGTTTGGCTTTTATTTGGTATGCTTCTTGATTCTTGAAAGGAACCGACATTTACATTGATTCTGATTATATGAAGTATGAACCTTGACTGCAGTTAAATATTGCAAAGGTCCTAAAGATACAATTACCATGATTCACTAGCTCATCAATGAGGTTATTGTAGTACTCTAGCCCCTTGGGGTTGACAGCTCCGCGTCCACCTGCAAAccgaaaattttcagaaaaaaagaGATAAATTAGCAAACTAAAGCGGATGTGGTTGGGTAGAGGTTATGAGGAATCATGTACTTGGAATGAGCCTTGACCAGGATATGGAGAACCTATAGGCCTCTAGGCCTGTCTCAGACATGAGCTTGACATCCTCCTGCAAAATCAGATAAGCCTAATTTATTCAAGAACTGCTAAAGCAGAGAAACGGACAAGATTTGGCAAGAACTTGTATTATTTACCATGTATTTGTGGTACCCATCTGCAGCAACATCTCCTGTGCTTTTGTCTGCCATTCTGCCTGCAGGAACAAACCAAACTGCCAAAATTAGCCTAAGTGCAACAAACACTCCAAACTGCAAATTGTTCTAAAACGAGGGCACTCGTATCAAATATCCACTCAACGCATCAGGAAAAACTGACCACATATTGCTCAAGATGCTACTGTATTCTGACGCGTATGGGAAGTATCCAGTCTGACAGAGTGACAGTCATATGGGAAAACCAGAGAGAAATTTCACAAACATGTTAGCAACCAACCTGCGTGAGTGAAAGTGTCCCAGTTGCTTGGGCTCCTGCCATCCTCAGCAACAGCACCCTCATACTATCAAATGCAAAAGAAGAATCAAAATTCATTAACTAAACACGCCAGAACTTTCAGCTCAAACAAGATAGACTGACTGCTTACTTGATATGCCGAGGTCCCAGATCCAAAGACGAACTCCCGTGGGAAATCGCTTCTTGTGAGGCCAAGGTCAGCCGCGGTTGCATCCTGAGCCCAGAGGGACAGCAGGAGGTAGAAGAAGGCAGCGGCACCCATACCCATCTACCTATGCTTGTGCCTTTCTGTCTGTGCATAGTTAGGAGATCTATATCAACCATACTACTTAAattccctccgtctcaaaataagtgtcttaaccttaGTAGTACTTAATAATGTTTCTCTGAAGTCAGACCTCGTGATCCTCGTGGATATGTGCAGCTTCAACGCTGGCACCGTGCGTGCCTGCACGCTTCGATGCAAACATTTATCTGAGATGTACATGCCCTTCATTTTCCATTCCAATAAATGCAGCTGGGGCTTTCTTGATACTGTACTCCACTACATTTAGTTGCCGCGCTGATGTAGGTGTGTCCAACTGCCCCTTCAGCAATTTGGCGGCCAAACACGCCACGGATCTGATGGATAAACACGGAATAGCGACATTCTCAAAAGAAAAACACGGAATAGCGACAGCATCCAATTAAGAAAAGACACGCTCATTTGGGAAGCTAGATGGAATCATGGAAAGTTGGGCTGTGTACCGAGAAGAAACGAGCGGGGCGGATGGTGAGCATCAGCAGTTCAGCACCTGCCCCTCTTCCCCGGGTTAAGTGGGCTCTGACGGAATCTTGGAAACAGTCGGTGGAAGACGAACGGCATCCGTAGATGGAAAGCTGCAGCCGGCTGGGGAACGGAGAGCTTGGCGGCGCCGCCGAGATTGAAGAAGAGCCCACGGTTTAACAGAGGAATCGAGGCCCACAAGTGGAGCGGAGGAAGAAATGCTTAACTTGTGCGGAGGAGAAAAAGGCGATCCGTCGCTAGCTCGGTGGCTTCTGATCTCGCCGCCGGAGGAGAGACGATGAGTCGATGACCCCGCCGGTTGACTGAGAAGACACCGTCGAGCCGTCGAGTGTTTTCGAACGGCTCCGTTTATGTCTGGTGATTTTTGTTTTAAAGGACGTCTGGTGATTATATAGCTGGGCCTCCTTAACTAGCTTGACCTAGTTTATGGTTTCTTTCTGGGGCCTGCTACGCGTCCGCCGACTGATCCTTTTAAAAGATCGGCCGGGTCGCGAGCCATCTGATTTGTGTATGCATGAATCGTCAATTCATCTTCCCTAATTTCTTGCAATGATGCTCTTGTTGCAAAATCCCCTTCTCACTTGATTTCTGCAACAtgaacctgttggaaatatgagtaattcaccaaatgattttattaacagaaatattagataaaacatgactagtatagcagtggtaaaacaagccatgcgatttgacaaagagaaggtaaacaacatctttaTATATGAAtcgtaactaaacatatctagagcagacaatatagcaagttgcatatatgaaatagagtctaacatatctagtgcaaatactagaacaaggaactgtagcaggacctctaatagaaagaggaagaacacgtacgggacagcagcagcagcagaagcgctggacttggggtcagtgtcctcgccagccatgtcgtcgaggaggtcgtggacgtcggggaagtagtcgtcggagtccaggGCGTCCGTGacaaagaagtcagtagtcgcgcgaagcgctcccccaaaaccttatcacccttctcccctACAGGACTCAAAAGATGCGGttttggaggcctactgtcccgacctgcggtgcacgctgcaagccgggatggggaagatcgtagcagtagCTCAGTGGTCGGAAACTCTGAGGCGAGAAGGTTGTgttgttctggtgcgtctctctaagaggagcgacctcccttttatcggcgcaagagaaggaggcgagagggcagcgacggaaGGCGAAACAAAGAGACGGAGatgaagcgaacagccagcagccgaagggctgcaccgttcgcattcgagctccactttcgcaaaaatcttttcagctttcgtgtgacctttcgtatagctgtagtgcgtggcaaaaatttagacatcggcccggctcattcccgcaacccgcggtgcgACACGTTGTGAAGAggcgtggcgggcggcggaggaggagcgcgcgtggatgtccctcttgttctcatgctcatacaagtggggaaagaacctcccttataaagaggtccaattccctctaaactagcaatgtgggactaaactttagtttcaccttttgccttgcacgaatgggctgcgtgggcctctaagatttattaggaatttctgaaactgctattgggctaggcccaaaatagacaaaattccagcaatcccccaccacatcccagaggcacacaaaatttgcctttggttccaaaacactgttttatataccggtactgtagtggagactattaagttgaactttcacctagaactctatgctacagtcgtaagcaacttgaacagtggactgggccttaaactgcaagttttctgcgaatctagcttcacacaaagccttgaccaATACGTGGCTatcgtgggtcttccccgcggatGGAGCTTATGCGCCATACTccaagacctttcatgagtttactagagagaacgctactctcatagattgcgacgtttaacaatcagactcatataggtgtgttcttcaaaaaatgttctgcatgacaacatctctgcttcaaagagccacttagaacacattaagatatacatcaacctgccatgcagattaggagagtattgcatcttcatggagtggtattgttaatagtaaggatactctcctctcagttgatcaacaacttgtcttccacatctaattcacgggatcttcgatcacaaagaataggtaaCCACTgcgaacaactcatattgtgggtctcataaccatctccctcgatgcattatctatcacattacgtgattgacccttagtaaaaggatctgccagatttttaaacgattggatataatccaatgcaataactcagGAGTTTCTCATTTTTCTAACAGACTTTAACCTtttctgaacgtgtcttgatgacttcatgttatcctttgagttgttcacttttgtgatcacagtttgattgtcacagttcataaggatacccggtacaggctTATCAACAATcgacaagtcattcaagagccgacgaagccaatctgcttcgaccgtagctgtatctagtgctgtgagttctgcttccattgttgacctcgttaagatggtctgcttgcaagacttccaagaaacagtgccacctccacgagtgaatacatatccgctcatggcctttcactacaaaaaaaatacacttccgtgatgatacgtgtttgtcacagtaggtcacgttttttgtcatgcatgtacatccatgatgattttatgatagaatcaagatagtcatacatgtgctatcgtagaagtgttctatgacattaccaaaattatcatcacggaagtggccacttccatgacgataattcgcgcatcatagaagtgctttcgtcaagggtgaccgacacgtggcatccaccgtaacggagcgctgttaagctatcgggtccggttttggatccgataacccatcaatagccccgaccaatggggattttccacgtgtaaaatcatcattggctggagtaaACACGTCTcgtctcaccgttgggacagatgtcatccactcattggaccgaaggagcctatgatacgtcgacacgtggcatggcccaacaaagtcccattcctgtgaaaaggccggcccgtctgacttggtaaaaaggtggtgGGTCgtcccacggaaagcctgttaaaggcctgttcgcatatagctcaTTTACAGACCGCTAACATAggacccgttacggcctatccgaattaggcccagtagcgtcatctgggccctccaatatgattccagtccgttttaacttccggcccatgtatggctcacgacgtctttcagcccatatgaggccctttgtaactcttggcccattaatggcccgtgctgaaactggcccgtaacgaacagtgtatcactttatacccattaacgacccattattctattgggccgtttccagcccatgttaactttcggccttctcagggcccatttattcttgggatcatttccagcattcggttacttacggcccgttactgtcattttctgcttctgggccaaattcagcccgttgttatagtcggcccgtttgtggtccgttaatacgttgggccgttttaatagcgtcatcaaatacggcctattaacaacggccagttatggtcggcccatgaacggacgattccaactctagcccgtttacggctataatgcggtctgttattggcccatgtttggtcgATCGATCATACGgtccatataaggcccattgatgatacgacccgtagaaggcccattgtgtctaccgcccatagaaggcccattgtttctatggcccgtagaaggcccattgtttctatggccggtAGGAGGCCTAgcgtcactatagtaaatatgtagcccatggttattgtggcttagttttaaaaaataggttattgcggccactagcaaaccgtggaaaaataaatgcactgactacaagcaaacaaataaacaagacaacaaggaaataaataaggaagcaacttacgctaggctatcatggctattacacatattacatccactcggcatcaatgttcgtcaccagtgcaaatatagggaacaaagcagcatataaacgccgcagcaaaacaagtctagaactaaaaccacttcaaaagagctcaagaaacaatatgctgggtacccataatgctggcaagatgcttagcaagcttattaactttctcttgtttggcgcttaaatcctccagcgcctgctgttgcacaagaaagtacgcatctgaattctgcagggacttcctcagtccttcggcttcttgccacagcacagctgactgatgcttttcagcttgtagctgaaactgaagaagccaaagtgattcaggcagcgagtttgaagagcttgtgccagtggtactggccagtaactcgaacactacatcaacgcatgaTTGTGGGGTTTTCTcattgtctacaagatcgt from Triticum aestivum cultivar Chinese Spring chromosome 3B, IWGSC CS RefSeq v2.1, whole genome shotgun sequence includes these protein-coding regions:
- the LOC123071164 gene encoding beta-glucosidase 2, with amino-acid sequence MGMGAAAFFYLLLSLWAQDATAADLGLTRSDFPREFVFGSGTSAYQYEGAVAEDGRSPSNWDTFTHAGRMADKSTGDVAADGYHKYMEDVKLMSETGLEAYRFSISWSRLIPSGRGAVNPKGLEYYNNLIDELVNHGIQVHITLHHVDLPQVLEDEYGGWLSPKIVEDFTAYADVCFREFGNRVASWTTMDEANIGVLGSYGNALFPPGRCSDPFGATKCTAGDSSIEPYIAANNILMAHASVFRLYRDKYQHKQKGIVGINIYSYWSYPLTNATADLEATQRCKDFLYGWILEPLVFGDYPQVMKKNVGSRLPPFTNVQSELIKGSLDFIGINHYFSVYVNDRPLDTGVRDYTADMSIDSRGSRTDPPAGQGPPTHTTSDPKGLQLALEYLKETYGNLPVYVQENGMGSADDSLDDTDRIGYLSSYMEGTLEAMRNGANVGGYFAWAFMDLFELLAGYQSRYGLYRVDFADERRPRQARLSARWYSGFLKHNGTSALASRAQIDEFVMYGKRMPWKYRSYERGLITIEILW